A single Myxococcales bacterium DNA region contains:
- a CDS encoding DUF1552 domain-containing protein: MNRRRLLQAAGLTGFASAWAGRRGAAHAAGPPTRLGILSTDHGVVADGFFFRKGALPTDKAWSFSLADMAESDFSPALRPLWRHRNKLIIIEGLSHYVSFDDKEGDDHARGHLALLTGNRGVSTFDGVKSLAASASLDQIVASALRKREASLTEFTSVFVGRLNRPFPFHHFVYADRAGAIEKVPLEYDLPKLTSRLFGGVSKGGPTPPSLVTANQGSVLDLVKSETVRLSANLSASDKRRLSAHQDLVRDLENTIQRLATLQCEGPAPVEVGIGWNGDDIPHYTAANQAIVRLAAAAFACDLTRVFHFRQFEVPKSMLGAKGDLHNDYAHRANVEPGAKVVMQKYDRMNMDDLAKWADALDAMPNGAGGTLLDSSVLFWGSELADGNHAHAPWPAILVGGANGAFRTGQYHFFPNELRFPASAPSYTDDRRVGKPHNHLLVSLAQAMGVSIDRVGLASIQGKDGPVSLEGRLELLHR; this comes from the coding sequence ATGAACCGAAGGCGGCTGCTCCAGGCGGCGGGCTTGACGGGCTTTGCGTCGGCATGGGCGGGCAGACGGGGCGCTGCGCATGCGGCCGGGCCCCCGACGAGGCTTGGCATTCTTTCCACCGATCACGGTGTCGTGGCCGACGGTTTTTTCTTTCGCAAGGGCGCCTTGCCCACGGACAAGGCGTGGTCGTTCTCTTTGGCGGACATGGCCGAGTCCGACTTCTCGCCGGCTCTACGTCCGCTGTGGCGTCATCGCAACAAGCTCATCATCATCGAAGGGCTCAGCCACTACGTGTCCTTCGACGACAAGGAGGGGGACGACCACGCACGTGGGCACTTGGCATTGCTGACAGGCAACCGCGGGGTGAGCACCTTCGATGGGGTCAAGTCATTGGCGGCCAGCGCTTCCCTCGACCAGATCGTCGCGTCGGCCCTGCGCAAACGAGAGGCCTCGCTCACCGAGTTCACCTCCGTTTTCGTGGGGCGCCTCAACCGGCCTTTTCCCTTTCATCACTTCGTCTACGCTGACCGCGCAGGTGCCATCGAGAAGGTGCCGCTGGAATACGATCTGCCGAAGCTGACGAGCCGCTTGTTCGGAGGTGTTTCAAAGGGGGGGCCAACACCTCCAAGCCTCGTGACGGCGAACCAGGGCAGCGTGCTTGATTTGGTGAAGTCCGAAACTGTGCGCCTGTCCGCCAACCTTTCGGCGAGCGACAAGCGTCGGCTCTCCGCGCATCAAGACCTGGTGCGCGATCTCGAAAACACCATCCAGAGGCTGGCGACGCTGCAGTGTGAAGGGCCTGCCCCTGTGGAGGTCGGCATTGGATGGAACGGGGATGACATCCCTCACTACACGGCGGCCAATCAGGCGATTGTGCGCCTGGCCGCCGCGGCGTTTGCGTGTGACCTCACACGTGTTTTTCACTTCCGGCAGTTCGAGGTGCCCAAGTCCATGCTGGGGGCCAAAGGCGACCTGCACAACGACTACGCCCACCGGGCCAACGTGGAACCTGGTGCCAAGGTCGTCATGCAGAAATACGATCGCATGAACATGGACGACTTGGCGAAGTGGGCTGACGCTTTGGATGCGATGCCGAATGGGGCCGGGGGCACGCTGCTCGACAGTTCGGTGTTGTTCTGGGGAAGTGAACTCGCCGATGGCAACCACGCCCATGCGCCCTGGCCTGCCATTTTGGTGGGTGGGGCCAATGGCGCGTTCAGGACGGGGCAGTATCACTTCTTCCCGAACGAGCTTCGGTTCCCAGCCTCCGCGCCCTCGTACACAGACGATCGCCGGGTCGGCAAACCGCACAACCACCTGCTCGTGTCGTTGGCTCAGGCCATGGGCGTGTCCATCGATCGCGTGGGGCTCGCTTCGATACAAGGCAAGGACGGTCCCGTGTCACTCGAGGGTCGTTTGGAGCTCTTGCACCGCTAG
- a CDS encoding metallophosphoesterase → MSKPRQSFVARTSRRAAFVLTLGLVIGWAWGQSSGGLPPKTQHAHLTALSTSPLHAALAPGSSLVAVLPDTQIYALKHPELFRAQTAFLAENAFRLDIRYAIHLGDIVHENTETEWRVAEAALQRLHGVVPLAIVPGNHDYGEGGLANTRDTPLNQHLSFTRAAAMPTFAEAFEGGHLENTAHLFSIGRHAFVLLALEWGPRDEVLSWANQVMRRYPERLGILATHAYLDHDDRRQDQSDPHRDQRHNPHSYPTPGRVNDGEEIWQKLVRHHRFVLTLSGHVLGDGTGHLVSRTDVGTECHQILANYQTQSRGGDAFMRLLEFLQDSRTVRVLAYSPARDQLISSPDQSFVFTLP, encoded by the coding sequence ATGTCCAAGCCCCGCCAAAGCTTCGTCGCACGGACGAGCCGCCGCGCGGCGTTCGTGCTGACTTTGGGCCTCGTGATCGGGTGGGCCTGGGGGCAATCGTCGGGGGGCTTACCGCCGAAGACGCAGCACGCGCACCTGACGGCGCTGTCAACAAGCCCCCTGCACGCGGCGTTGGCTCCCGGATCGTCCCTGGTGGCCGTGTTGCCCGACACACAAATCTACGCCTTGAAGCACCCGGAGCTGTTTCGCGCTCAAACCGCGTTTCTCGCCGAGAACGCCTTCCGACTCGACATCCGTTACGCCATTCATCTCGGCGACATCGTTCACGAGAACACCGAAACCGAATGGCGGGTGGCTGAGGCCGCCTTGCAGCGCCTGCACGGCGTCGTGCCCCTGGCGATCGTGCCGGGAAATCACGATTACGGTGAAGGGGGCCTGGCGAACACCCGCGACACCCCCTTGAACCAGCACCTCTCGTTCACCCGGGCGGCGGCGATGCCCACGTTCGCCGAGGCGTTCGAGGGGGGGCACCTCGAGAACACCGCCCACCTGTTTTCCATCGGGCGGCACGCCTTCGTCTTGCTGGCGCTCGAGTGGGGCCCGCGGGACGAGGTGTTGTCGTGGGCGAATCAGGTGATGCGCCGGTATCCCGAGCGGCTCGGCATCCTCGCCACCCACGCCTACCTCGATCACGACGACCGACGGCAGGACCAGAGCGACCCTCATCGCGACCAGCGGCACAACCCTCACAGCTACCCCACGCCTGGCCGGGTGAACGACGGCGAGGAGATCTGGCAAAAGCTCGTGCGACACCACCGCTTCGTCCTCACTCTCAGCGGTCACGTGTTGGGTGATGGAACCGGACACCTCGTCAGCCGCACGGATGTTGGAACGGAGTGCCACCAAATCCTCGCGAACTATCAGACCCAAAGCCGCGGGGGCGACGCGTTCATGCGGCTCCTCGAGTTCCTGCAGGACAGCCGAACCGTCCGCGTGCTGGCGTACTCTCCGGCTCGAGATCAGCTCATCTCTTCACCGGACCAAAGCTTTGTCTTCACGTTGCCGTGA